A window of the Podarcis raffonei isolate rPodRaf1 chromosome 4, rPodRaf1.pri, whole genome shotgun sequence genome harbors these coding sequences:
- the UCP3 gene encoding mitochondrial uncoupling protein 3 — translation MVGLKPTDIPPSATVKFLSAGTAACIADLFTFPLDTAKVRLQIQGECKASRTAKKYKGALGTITTMVKTEGPKSLYNGLVAGLQRQMSFASIRIGLYDSVKQFYTPKGSDSASIPTRLLAGCTTGAMAVTCAQPTDVVKVRFQAHIRLVGGPKKYNGTVDAYRTIAREEGVRGLWKGTLPNIIRNSIVNCGEMVTYDLIKETLLRYRLMTDNFPCHFVAAFGAGFCATIVASPVDVVKTRYMNSIPGQYKNALNCMFTMVVKEGPTAFYKGFIPSFLRLGSWNVVMFVSFEQLKRLMVLAQVTWESPF, via the exons ATGGTCGGCTTGAAGCCCACGGACATCCCCCCCTCAGCAACCGTCAAGTTTCTCAGCGCCGGGACGGCTGCCTGCATTGCTGACCTTTTCACCTTCCCCCTGGACACGGCCAAAGTCAGGCTGCAG ATTCAAGGGGAATGCAAGGCTTCCAGGACAGCGAAGAAGTACAAAGGGGCGTTGGGCACCATCACTACCATGGTGAAGACGGAGGGGCCAAAGAGTCTCTACAACGGCTTGGTGGCCGGCCTCCAGCGGCAGATGAGCTTTGCATCCATCCGGATCGGCCTGTATGACTCAGTGAAGCAGTTCTACACCCCCAAGGGCTCAGACA gTGCCAGCATCCCCACCCGGTTACTCGCCGGTTGCACGACCGGAGCCATGGCCGTCACCTGCGCCCAGCCCACGGATGTGGTTAAGGTCCGCTTCCAAGCACACATCAGGTTGGTTGGTGGACCAAAGAAGTACAATGGGACTGTGGACGCCTACAGGACCatcgccagggaagaaggggtccGAGGACTCTGGAAAG GGACCCTGCCGAACATCATCCGAAACTCTATCGTGAACTGTGGGGAGATGGTAACCTATGACCTCATCAAGGAAACGCTGCTGAGATATCGCCTGATGACAG ACAATTTCCCCTGCCATTTTGTCGCCGCCTTCGGAGCCGGATTCTGTGCCACCATCGTGGCATCTCCCGTGGATGTGGTCAAAACGAGATACATGAACTCCATCCCTGGACAGTACAAGAACGCTCTGAACTGTATGTTCACTATGGTGGTGAAAGAGGGACCCACAGCTTTTTACAAAGG TTTCATACCCTCCTTCCTGCGCCTGGGATCCTGGAACGTGGTGATGTTTGTGTCCTTTGAGCAGCTGAAAAGACTGATGGTTCTGGCCCAGGTCACCTGGGAATCCCCTTTCTGA